In the genome of Streptomyces sp. P3, the window GGCAGCTCGCCGCGCACGAGGTCGACGAGAAGAACGGCCCCCACGACCTGGTGACGGACGCCGACCGCAACGCCGAGCTGTACCTCACGAAGGCACTGGGCGCCCTCCTGCCGGGGTCGGTCGTCGTCGGCGAGGAGGCGGTGCACGCCGACCCGGCGACGTACGAGGCGATACAGGGCGGGACACCGGTCTGGATCGTCGACCCCGTCGACGGCACACGGCAGTTCGTGCACGGGGACGACGGCTTCTGCACCCTGGTCGCGCTCGTCCGCCACGGCGTCCTGCTGGCCTCGTGGACCTATGCTCCGGCCCGTGGCCTCCTGGCCACGGCGGTCCGCGGCGGCGGCGCCTTCCTCGACGGCGAGCGGCTGTTCGCCGGCCCGCCCGAGCCGGGCCGCGATCTGACCGTGGCCACCTCACACCCCGACTACACGACCGACGACCAGAAGCGCGCCCTGTTGGGGCTGTGGACGGACGGTGTCGCACCGCGCGCGTGCGGTTCGGCCGGCCTCGAGTATCTCGCCGTCGCCCGGGGCGAGTTGGACGCCACGGCCTTCTCCTGGGAAGCGGCGTGGGACCATGCGGCCGGGCTGCTCCTGGTCGAGGAGGCGGGCGGCGCCCACCTCACGCTCACCGGCGAGCCGTTCCGCGTCAGGGGCGGCAACTCCCTGCCGTTCACGGCAGCCCGGGACGCGGCCACGGCCCGTCGCGTGGCCGCGCTGCTCGCGGGTGGCGAATGGCGTACGGCGTCCGGCGCGGAGCCGCACCGGCGCACCGTCTGAGCCTGTGGGCGTCCCGCCCCGGCCGGCGCGTGCGGCCTGCCGGCCTGCGTGGCGTCCCGGCGGGGTTACGCGGTTTCCGGGCGGATCGGCGTCCTCGTGCGGTCGGCGTACCGCCCTGCATGGCGTCCGGGCCGGTTTTCGCGGTTTGCGGGCGTCGGGCGGCGTGCCGTGCTGCGCCAGAGCCCCGGCCGCGTCGCGCGGTTACCGGGTGTTCGACGCCGAGCCTGCCCGGCCGGTTGGGCGGCCGGCCGCGGCGTCGGTGGGTGTCCCGGCGGCTGCCGCGCTGCCCGGTGAGGGCCGCCGCCCGCCACGGGGACGCTCCGCGTCCAGGCGTGCGCCTGTCGGTTCCCGGCCGGTTTCGAGCCCCCGCGCCGCAGGTCTCGCGGACCCCCCGGCATATCCTGATTGCGGGGGCCACCGATGTCGGAGGTCACCGGCTGACGAAGGGGTCGAAGTGCCGTCGATGCTCGATGCGGTCGTGGTGGGAGCGGGGCCCAACGGGCTGACCGCAGCGGTGGAGCTGGCCAGGCGCGGCTTCTCCGTGGCGCTCTTCGAGGCGCGGGACACCGTGGGCGGGGGCGCCCGTACCGAGGAGCTCACCCTGCCGGGCTTCCGCCACGACCCGTGCTCCGCCGCCCACCCGCTGGGCATCAACTCGCCCGCCTTCCGCGCCCTGCCCCTGGAGCGCTACGGACTGCAGTGGCTGCACCCCGAGCTGCCCATGGCCCACCCCTTCCTCGACGGCAGCGCCGCCGTGCTGTCCCGGTCCGTGGCGGAGACGGCCGCCTCCTTCGGGCCGCGTGACGCGGGCCCCTACCGCCGCCTGGTCGAGCCCTTCCTGCCCAAGTGGGACGCCCTGGTCCGCGACTTCATGTCGCTGCCGCTGACCGCCCTCCCGCGCGACCCGCTCACCCTGGCCCGTTTCGGCCTGGTTGGCCTGCCCCCGTCCAGCTGGCTCACCCGCCGCTTCCACGACGAGCGGGCCAAGACTCTCTTCGCCGGTCTCGTAGCCCATGTCATGGCCCCGTTGAACGGGTTCGCCACCGGCGCCGTCGGCCTGGTCTTCGCCCTCTCCGCGCACGCCCGCGGCTGGCCGGTGGTCCGCGGCGGCTCCCAGTCCCTCTCCGACGCCCTCGCCGCGTACCTCGAGGATCTCGGCGGCAGCGTCCACACGGACTACGAGGTCAAGCGCCTCGACGACCTGCCGCCCGCCCGCGCCTACGTCTTCGACACCTCGCCCACCGCCCTCGGCCGCATCGCCGGCTTCGGCGACTACTACGCGGGGTACAAGTACGGCCCCGGCGTCTTCAAGATCGACTATGCCCTCGACGGTCCCGTCCCCTGGACCGCAAAGGAGGCCCGGCGGGCCGGCACCGTGCAGATCGGCGCGGACAGCGCGGAGATCGGCGCGGCGCTGCGAGCGCCCTCCCGGGAGGGGCGCGCGCCCGACCGGCCCTTCCTGATCACCGTGCAGCCCGGCGTCGTCGACCCGACCCGCGCCCCGGAGGGCAAGCACGTGTTCTGGGCGTACGGCCATGTGCCCAACGGCTGGACCGGCGACCTCACCGACGCCATGGAACGCCAACTGGAGCGCTTCGCACCCGGATTCCGCGACCGGGTCCTGGCCCGGGTCACCGCCGGCCCCGCCGAACTCGCCGCCCGCAACGCCAACTACGTCGGCGGGGACATCGCCGCCGGAGCCGTCTCCGGGCTCCAGATCCTGCTGCGCCCCAAGCTGACCGCGTTCCCGTACGCCACCCCGCACCCGGCCGTCTTCCTGTGCTCCTCGGCCACGCCGCCCGGCCCGGGCGTACACGGCATGTCGGGCCACAACGCGGCCAAGGCCGTCTGGCGGAGGCTGCGGCAGAACGGGTGAGCGGCGGTCGCCGCGCGTTGGTATACACACCGACATGACCACGATCACGCTCGTCCAGGGCGACATCACCCTGCAGTCCGTGGACGCCGTCGTCAACGCGGCCAACTCGTCGTTGCTCGGCGGGGGCGGCGTCGACGGCGCCGTCCATCGCCGCGGCGGCCCCGAGATCCTCGCCGACTGCCGCCGCCTGCGCGCCTCGCACTACGGCAAAGGCCTGCCCACCGGTCAGGCGGTCGCCACCAAGGCGGGCGATCTGGACGCCCGCTGGGTGATCCACACCGTGGGCCCCGTGTACAGCGTCACCGAGGACCGTTCGGACCTGCTGGCCTCCTGTTACCGGCAGTCGCTGCGGGTCGCGGACGAGCTGGGCGCCCACACGGTGGCCTTCCCGGCGATCTCCGCGGGCATCTACGGCTGGCCGATGGACGACGCCGCCCGGATCGCCGTGGAGACGGTGCGGGCGGCGCGCACGGCCGTGACCGAGGTGAGGTTCGTGCTCTACGACGAGTCGGCGTACGCCGCCTTCGCCGGCCGGGTCGGCTGACACCCGCCACGAACCGGGCCGACGCCGACGCCGATGCGGACGCGGTCGCGGTCGCGCAGGCGCCCGTCCGGCGACGTCGCCGGACGGGCGCCGACGAGATACGGGCCGAATACGGGCCGACACCTCCCGTCCGGGCGGATCGGCAGACCGGCCGACACGTCCCACGCCGTCCGGGCGGATCTGCGGATCTGCCGACCGGACGTGTCCTACCCGCAGTCGGGGGATCAAGTTCGTCCGCTTCCCTGACGGGGTCGGGGCTGCGGCCGGAGTCCGGGCCGACCGGGCCCGGGCGGAATCCCGGGCCGGGCGGAGTCCGCGCGCGGCAGCCGTCGCCCGTCGTCGGCCGCCGATGCCTCTGCCGTCGTCGCCAAAGTGGGGGCGGGGCCGGGGCCGTCGTCCGGCCGACGGCCCCGGCCGCTGCTCAGCCGTCGATGCGGTGCGTGGTCCAGAACGACGTCAGGTCGGTGGTCGTGGCGGCCCGGGCGGCCGCCTTGAACTCGGCCGTGGTCGAGACGCCGTACCAGTGGGAAGTGGCGTAGTCCTTCAGCAACTTGGCCATCGCGGTGTCGCCGATCAGTCGCCGCAGGTCGTGCAGTGCGCACTTGCCGTAGCCGTAGACGACGGTGGAGTACCGCGAGGAGTGGGTGTCCCAGTAGGCCATCGAGTTGGTGATCTTCTCCGCCGACGAGGCCCAGGACACGCTGTTCCAGCAGCCGCTGCCGGTCTTGCCCAGCGCCAGGTCGGTGGCGTAGTCGGTGAACGACTCGTCCAGCCACGGGCTCGTGTACT includes:
- a CDS encoding O-acetyl-ADP-ribose deacetylase is translated as MTTITLVQGDITLQSVDAVVNAANSSLLGGGGVDGAVHRRGGPEILADCRRLRASHYGKGLPTGQAVATKAGDLDARWVIHTVGPVYSVTEDRSDLLASCYRQSLRVADELGAHTVAFPAISAGIYGWPMDDAARIAVETVRAARTAVTEVRFVLYDESAYAAFAGRVG
- a CDS encoding inositol monophosphatase family protein; amino-acid sequence: MIEDTETIDEFLARHSADVEEAVRRAAAAEIMPRFRQLAAHEVDEKNGPHDLVTDADRNAELYLTKALGALLPGSVVVGEEAVHADPATYEAIQGGTPVWIVDPVDGTRQFVHGDDGFCTLVALVRHGVLLASWTYAPARGLLATAVRGGGAFLDGERLFAGPPEPGRDLTVATSHPDYTTDDQKRALLGLWTDGVAPRACGSAGLEYLAVARGELDATAFSWEAAWDHAAGLLLVEEAGGAHLTLTGEPFRVRGGNSLPFTAARDAATARRVAALLAGGEWRTASGAEPHRRTV
- a CDS encoding NAD(P)/FAD-dependent oxidoreductase → MLDAVVVGAGPNGLTAAVELARRGFSVALFEARDTVGGGARTEELTLPGFRHDPCSAAHPLGINSPAFRALPLERYGLQWLHPELPMAHPFLDGSAAVLSRSVAETAASFGPRDAGPYRRLVEPFLPKWDALVRDFMSLPLTALPRDPLTLARFGLVGLPPSSWLTRRFHDERAKTLFAGLVAHVMAPLNGFATGAVGLVFALSAHARGWPVVRGGSQSLSDALAAYLEDLGGSVHTDYEVKRLDDLPPARAYVFDTSPTALGRIAGFGDYYAGYKYGPGVFKIDYALDGPVPWTAKEARRAGTVQIGADSAEIGAALRAPSREGRAPDRPFLITVQPGVVDPTRAPEGKHVFWAYGHVPNGWTGDLTDAMERQLERFAPGFRDRVLARVTAGPAELAARNANYVGGDIAAGAVSGLQILLRPKLTAFPYATPHPAVFLCSSATPPGPGVHGMSGHNAAKAVWRRLRQNG